CTCGACCAGATCCATCGAGCACAGAACATCGAGGCGGACGACCTTGCCAAATTAGCCGCAGCCACCAAAAACATTACAACTAGAGAAAGAAATgtggtccacctcctcaactcgttGATAGATAAAATCGAGGTAAGAAACATAAACCTGAtttgggactggcgcaaccgtattaTTACATATTTGCAGGACAACGTACTCCCCAACAATAAAAAAAGAGGCCAAGAAGTTGCGAATGCAAGCAACTATATATAACATCATTCACACCGACCTGTACAAAAGGACATATGGCGGTCCTCTTGCGAAATGCTTAGGCCCAAATCAGACGCGATGCGTCCTTAAAGAAGTACACGAAGGCCATTGTGGAGCTCACTCCGGCAATCAATCTTTAGTAAGATGCCTCATACAGACAGGGTATTACTGGCCCAATATGGAAAAAGAGGCCGTAAATTTCATGAAAAAATGCGAGCAATGCCAGAAGTACAcaccaatgatccaccaagcaggcgaacacctacACTTAGTAACTTCCCCTTGGccattcatcaaatggggaatggacatcatgggCCTTCTCCCGGAAGGACGAGGTAACGTATGATTTCTCTTGGCTTtaactaactatttctctaaatgggtggaagtaggagcattcgcccaaatacgcgaacatGAGGTGATCatcttcatatggaaaaacatcatatgccGTTACGGTCTCCCCAAAAAAATCAGCTACGACAACGAACCCCAATTTGCAGGAAAGAAGGTCGTTgacttttttgaaaaatggcacatcaaaagaatactctcaatgCTTTACTACCCCGTAGGCAACGGGCAAGCGGAATCATCTAAcaagtcaatactgaacatcatgaagaggaaactcgaagacgccaagggactgtggccggaaatattaccagaagtactctaggcctaccgaacaacgccaAAGACGAGCACATGAGAAACACCATACTCGTTAGTCTATGGGTGTGATGCAGTAATACCAGTAGAGGTCGAGGAGCCCAGCCTAAGATACTCCCGCAAAAACGGACCTTAGAATGATGATAATAGAATACAGGAACTCGATGAAGTCGAGGGgcgaagagatatggcctacgtgagaatggtcgcccaaaagtAACAAGCAGAATGCTATTATAATAAAAAGTCAAAGATCAGGCCACCCAGAGTCGGGGACTACATGCTTAAAGCTAAAACATAAGCAAACAAAGACCCGCGagaaggcaaactaggaacaaactGGGACGACCCCTACAAAATCACGACAACAACAAACAAATGGTCATTcacactagaaacaatggaatgaatgcgactaccaaacaactggaatattacacacctcaagtacttcaacttttaaagaaTGATGTCCccaaagtcgtactctttttccctcactcgagttttgtcccaattaggttttctcgaggaggtttttaacgaggcgatgacTGGGATACTTCAGGATTGAAGTGCACACAGATGAAGGCACTGGACGTTtagttcattgctcgacctctcaataCTTTTCCAgttcgaccaatgaagggactagatagactgggactgaaATGCCAGCCAACGtccgaaaaatatgaaaatttctcCAAGTATATGAACAAAGCACAAATATATGAAGTTTATTTTTGTTCTCCCCAAGcataggttacattcgacctcgttcgaattaatgcCTAtttggccctcggccataattaaatataggttatattcgacctcgttcgaataaaTACCTAATCGGCCCTCAGCCGAAAACAAACATGCGATGtgttcgacctcattcgaatcaaCACCTATTTGGCCCTAGGCCATAACTaaatataggttatattcgacctcggtCGAATCAACACCTAACCAGCCCTCGACCGTAAATAAACATTCAATGTGTTTGACCTTTTTCGAACCAACACCTattggccctcggccataatcaaACCTAGGTTTTGTTTCAACCTCGTTAAACCTACTTGAACAAACTTATTATGACTAAGGCAACCAAGCAACAAAATAAAAAAGCATACAAACTCGAACAGAAGAAAAAGAGTCAGGTACGAGTAACAGAAGGCTGGGATTAGATTGATATGGGCAGGAATTGTGAACTTTGCCCTAAGCTTAGCGAGATCAACCTCTTTCATCGCTGATTCTGAGACCTCAGGGTCATCCTCAGGCGTCTTCAAAAAGTCAGACCTAACTTTTTCACTGCGAGGAATTATTTCCTCTATTGTAGGAAAATTCTTGTCTTCAATGGCAACAGAAACACTATCGTCATGAGGAGGCAAACGCACCGCCAAAGGGATAGGGTCAGTTGCCATGCCGGAACCAGAGGGTACGTTAACCATATTTTTGAAAAAAGATGTTTGAAGTACAGAAGGGTTGGAAGCAATTGGAATCACCAGAATTAGGGGATTGAATATGCAATAACAAAGTAAAAAGAAGACACGGATTCAATATGAAGAATACAAAAGAAGACACAAGGATTCGATATTAAAAATATGCAAAACACAAACATCAGGCCATCATTACCCAGCGCAGGTATCGAAACGACAAAGGCACGGGAAACGACGCAAAGCATCGGAAAAATACGCCATAATGACAcatgatgtcatgacgtcatTCTGAAATGATGCGACCCCAAAGGTTGCGACTCACGAAAGGTCATGTTGTCACCTCGTCTGAAACGCCACTACTTGACTTGTTCGCCCAATTTTGCCAACCACAATAAACATCGTCTGCTCAACAAGGCCGTCTGGGGTTGACCTTAATAAGCGGAGGGATTAATTGTATAGGCCAAAATCTGCCCTAAGGATACTTAGCGTAATACGACATTAAGGAAAGAGTCAGTCGAGGTCGACTAGGAAACAACAAGATTCATGGCCGAGATGTCAACCATGACTGAGGCCGAGCATTGTGTAAAGAACAATAATGATTAGTTTTCGAAATAGGATATTAGAGAAAATATTCTAGTAAATATTCTATGTATTTGTACTATTAGGCTTTGCTAGGGATATGTGTCAAAGatataaggaaaaaagaaaaggaagagggGCAGGTAATATTCATTTGATAAGAACATTTTTCAGAAGAAGATTCGCTCTCTCTTGTAAAAATATAAAGATTACTCttttatcaagattcttgctcatattattcacaCCTTTCCACCAGATCCGATGATTGTTCAAGCAAATCTCGGATCTAtatgtcattcatcattgtcaggagaaaCATTCGTCCAACCCATttattattgggtgaatcattcttcctatttacttaaatatcatttattgttatttattgctagcTACACCTCCATTATTACTCACACTTTAAGAATATTTTGTACTAATTGTTTATCAACCCTTTATGGGATCTGTCCCCATCTCCCACACGTTTTCAAGATTtgcatctagagttattatcttcaactagatttaacccattattacttaaatttaatagtttaaccgaaagttatactttttggtgAAACAGTTGTAATTCTCATCTTATCAATGTATTTCTAgcatatatttgtgtatatccaCAATAACTTATGTGTTATATATTGAGAcacacaaagaaaaaaaaattaaatctttgATATACAAAGAAGGACAAAATAGGAAAATAAACTTGTGATATACATTTTGGTATACACAATATTTGATATATTATACACTTggatatacaaaaaatataattatttttattgtgaTATACATTGATATAGAGAcaacaataaattttaaataactatatttataattttatattttagatatacaaagaaggaaaataaaactttaatatatattttgatatacaaagaaggaaaataaagttgtgatatacattttgatatatatattattattgtgatataTATTTATTGGCTACGTGATGCTAATATCTATAAGTATGGTTTTATTCTGCTAATTATGTGGGTATGATGTCACACCATGccaaaattccttaattaaagCTTGGTAATAGTTGGCGGGTTGAACTATGACTCAAATTGTAGCCTATCTTGACCCAGTCCAAGTAACTTTTTGGCAGGTCAATGATCCGCCAATTTTTTGACTTAGTCCATTTTGACCCGCCCAAAATTAGCTCAACCCGCCAATTTGACACTCCTACTAGCATACCTCTAATAGGCTTGACCTTTCTAGAGGCCTTTAACTTCAAAGTTGCTTGCTTTTCAGGTCAAATAGGGGTACACTATTATGGAAATAAGTTCATGTCTAGAGGAGAAAGCAGAATACTAGGAAAAGAAAAAATGCAACTTCTCTTGTCTCTACAATCTCAAAAATGGTGCAATGTGTTCTCTTTTTATGCCATTTAATAGAATACTTTGACCAATAACTTGAGAGGACAGAGTTTAACAGAGTTTAGAATGGTCAGAAATTGTTGCACTCAAATTAGGAAAAAAGGACCAATTTCATTGACTTGCTGTTTGGTCAAATGTATGTAAACTTCCAATGCATCATGGCTTGCTGTTTGGTCAAATGTATGTAAACTTCCAATGCATCATGGCTCATCAAGAATTCATATTAATACTGATGTAGAAAGGATTAGAATGGGAGCCTTGGCATACCGgataaagttgttgccatgtgactaGGAGATCACAGGTTTGAGCTTTGGAAACATTCTCTTGCAGGAATGCATGGTAAAACTACGTGCAATAGATCCTTGTGGAACGGCCCTTTCTGTACCCGGCGCATCGCAAAAGCTTAGTGCACCGTGCTACCCTACCTTTCTCTGTTCTTAGTCCaagaatgaaaaagaaaagataTTTATAATTAATGCTAAGTAAATAACTAAGGAAAGgggataaaaagaaaagaaaaggaacttTCACATGACTATTCCCTCCAAAAAAGCACAGAATAAAAACAAGCTAGCTACCTCATTCTTGAGTGCATTGTCTGTATAACTGGTTTTTCTGCTAGAAACTATGGTGTCTTCTCTCCAATTCAAGATTCCAATGCCATTCTGTTCTTATGTTTTCTATCTAACTCTCTTACCATGCATGTTCACCTTTGCCTTTAAATTACACAGTGGTAATGAAACTGATTTTCAAGCCTTACTTGCCATTAAAGCAGAGATAACTAAAGACCCTTATGGtattttcaccacatggaatgATTCAGTCCATTTCTGTAGCTGGACAGGTATCACTTGTGGCCATCTTCACAAAAGAGTCACTAATCTGAACTTGACATCACTTGACTTAGTAGGTACATTGTCACCTTACATAGGAAATCTTACTTTTCTCACTGGTCTTAATCTTGAGCTCAACAATTTCCATggaaaaatcccaccacaagttGGAGGTTTGTTCAGGCTTCAACATCTTAATTTGACTAATAACTCATTTTCTGGAGAGATACCGATGAATCTTTCTCGTTGTTCGAATCTTGTTATACTTCGTTTTGGTTGGAACCAATTGTTTGGAAACATTCCATTTCAGCTTGGTTCATTGCAAAAGCTTGAAAGATTCCAAGTTCATTACAACAACCTCAGTGGATCAATCCCAGAAACCTTTGGTAATCTTTCCTCAATCAAATCCCTTTCTTTAGCAGCTAACAATTTAGATGGAACTATTCCTAGTTCTCTTGGCCAATTGAAGACTTTGAATTTTCTTGGTTTAGGTATAAACAAGTTATCTGGTGTGGTGCCTGCTTCTATTTTCAATCTCTCATCTCTTGAAATATTCACAGTTCCATATAATCAGTTATATGGAACTTTGCCACCAGACTTGGGTTTTAGTCTTCCCAATTTAAAAGTTCTGAATATTGGTCATAATTGGTTTACTGGTCGCCTTCCTAAATCATTATCTAATGCTTCAAATCTTGTTGAATTTGATGCAAATGGTAGCAATTTCAGTGGCAAAGTGTCGATTGATTTTTGGGGATTATCGAATCTTTGGTGGCTGATTCTTGCATCAAATTCCATTGGAAATGGAGAAGGTGATGACTTGAGTTTTTTCGATTCTTTGAGTGGATGCAGAAACTTGAAAGTACTGGATTTGAGTGGTTGCAAATTTGGAGGTGTGCTACCTGATTCTATTGCAAATTTATCGACAAATCTTCTGTCACTAAGATTGGGAGGTAATCAACTTTTTGGAAGTATTCATTCAGGAATAGGAAATCTTGTTAACTTGACTGAATTGCAATTGCAAAAGAATAATTTTTCTGGTAGCATTCCTGAAGTTGTTGGCGATCTTCGTATGCTGCAGTTAGTTAATTTATCTGAAAACAAGTTTTCGGGAAGTATTCCATCTTCTATATCTAACATGACTAGATTATATTCACTTCATCTTGAAAAGAATGAGTTAACTGGTAACATTCCCCTTAGTTTTGGCAACTTTCAATACTTGCAAGATTTAGACCTTTCTCAGAATCATCTAAGTGGTAACATACCAAATGGAGTTATGAGTTTGTCGTCCTTAACAGTTTCTCTTAATCTTTCTGACAATCAATTGTCTGGTCCTTTGCCAATGGAAATTGGAGCGCTAAACAATCTTGGGAAATTAGATGTTTCTAATAACATGTTGTCGGGGAAAATTCCAAGTAGCATAGGTAAGTGTGTAACTTTAGAGAGCCTTATTTTAGCTGGCAACTTTTTTGAAGGTACAATTCCTTCATCTCTTAGTTCTTTGAGAGGTCTTGAGAAGTTGGATCTTTCTCGCAACAATTTCTCCGGCCAAATTCCAAGATTTCTGCAGCAGATTTCTCTAAAAAACTTGAATTTGTCtttcaaccagttcgagggtcaGTTGCCAACCGAAGGGGTTTTCAGTAATGCAACTGCAATCTCCATATCTGGGAATAAGAACCTTTGCGGAGGTATACCAGAATTGAAGTTGCCAACATGTCCAAACACTGAACCTAAGGGAAGAGATAAATCCAGCAGCATTAAGTTAATGATCCCTCTACTTTCTGGACTTCTAGCACTGGTCTTGATAATGTCTTTAGTCATAATCTTTCGGTTAAGAAAGGCAAGGAAAGAGTCGTCTTTAATATCTTCACCTACAAGGGGGTTTCCTTTGAGAGTTACTTATGAGAGCTTATTTAGAGCAACAAATGGATTCTCTTCTGCTAATTTGATTGGGAATGGTAGCTTTAGTTCTGTTTACAAAGGGGTACTTGATCCAGGTGAAAGATTGGTTGCGGTGAAAGTG
This sequence is a window from Nicotiana tomentosiformis chromosome 5, ASM39032v3, whole genome shotgun sequence. Protein-coding genes within it:
- the LOC104111047 gene encoding putative receptor-like protein kinase At3g47110 produces the protein MVSSLQFKIPMPFCSYVFYLTLLPCMFTFAFKLHSGNETDFQALLAIKAEITKDPYGIFTTWNDSVHFCSWTGITCGHLHKRVTNLNLTSLDLVGTLSPYIGNLTFLTGLNLELNNFHGKIPPQVGGLFRLQHLNLTNNSFSGEIPMNLSRCSNLVILRFGWNQLFGNIPFQLGSLQKLERFQVHYNNLSGSIPETFGNLSSIKSLSLAANNLDGTIPSSLGQLKTLNFLGLGINKLSGVVPASIFNLSSLEIFTVPYNQLYGTLPPDLGFSLPNLKVLNIGHNWFTGRLPKSLSNASNLVEFDANGSNFSGKVSIDFWGLSNLWWLILASNSIGNGEGDDLSFFDSLSGCRNLKVLDLSGCKFGGVLPDSIANLSTNLLSLRLGGNQLFGSIHSGIGNLVNLTELQLQKNNFSGSIPEVVGDLRMLQLVNLSENKFSGSIPSSISNMTRLYSLHLEKNELTGNIPLSFGNFQYLQDLDLSQNHLSGNIPNGVMSLSSLTVSLNLSDNQLSGPLPMEIGALNNLGKLDVSNNMLSGKIPSSIGKCVTLESLILAGNFFEGTIPSSLSSLRGLEKLDLSRNNFSGQIPRFLQQISLKNLNLSFNQFEGQLPTEGVFSNATAISISGNKNLCGGIPELKLPTCPNTEPKGRDKSSSIKLMIPLLSGLLALVLIMSLVIIFRLRKARKESSLISSPTRGFPLRVTYESLFRATNGFSSANLIGNGSFSSVYKGVLDPGERLVAVKVINIDQQGAFKSFMSECEALRHIRHRNLVKIYSACSTFDFEGNPFKALVYEYMPNGSLESWLHPTPEADASNNEVRILGLVERLNIAIDVACALEYLHHHCHKPIVHCDLKPDNILLDNDMTAHVADFGLAKFFSEAMSKYHPNQSSSIGMRGTIGYAAPEYSMGGKASPFGDVYSYGILLLEMFTGKRPTDNMFKDGLTLHNFAKMALPEINDQIVDPKLLPRRSSREGQDEEVGIIDPDDSSVKQARECLISIIKIGVECSVESPRERMDIGDVVKELQLIRDILLASHAIQSSTSGSLRFEGSSSRSVTSNWQNFTSFRLP